In the Diospyros lotus cultivar Yz01 chromosome 13, ASM1463336v1, whole genome shotgun sequence genome, CAGGCAAAGGAAAAAGATAAAGGAGAAGGTAGAAGAGAAATGAGTTAAAATTATCCTTTTCTTCCAACATAGAAGAAATATCATGATGTTTGTAAGGACCGAACTTCCTTTTAGGTTTCATCAATAGATCAGCCAAAAAGAAAGACAACTAGGTAGTTAAATAGAGAGTAACTCACATCTTCTTTACCCATGAAGGGTCGCACCATTCCTAGTTCCCGCAAAGAACTGTGGAAGTCTGCAAACTTCCATGTACATCTCTCAGAGCCAATAACATAAACAGGCTTACTGCAACATAAGTACTACACTTCaggtttagttttttttttttttttttggtggggtgGGAGAACGTAGTTTAAGAGGCAAAAGAAGTTACCATCATCACCAGTTTCACCTACCCAGTACTGCAAGCCTCACTAAGCATACTAACTGAATCAGCTGTGATGATGAAAGCATCGGCCCAAGCAAGGTGGCCCATGTGAGGATTTGGATCTATGCATGATTTCATAAGCATTTGTTGTCTAAAACTAAAAACTGTAAAATCAAGTTGGTTTAGATGACCAGATGCTGGGACTGGGAGTACCTTTGCCATCCCAAATGTAAACTTTAGGATGATTCCCAAATTCCTCCAGGATGATATCAGACACCTGCCAAGCATAGTATCCACACATAATGATCACCCATTCTCACTGATAATACGGATAAAAGAAATTGCTACTAGCATGCAAACCTTCGTTGGAGTTCTTCTGGAGAACGATATTCTAAGGCTTCCACAACTCCAAAGAACGTTCTCCAAACCAACTATCAATTGCTTAGCAAGGTCTGCACCATATTGACAATGGCCTACAAAAAAGACATGTACATGCAACATAAATCATGGAGAGTACTGTTACAACCAACATACAAGATCAACATAGAAAAGTGATAATAAAGGTACTTAAAGGAACTCCTGCTTATAAGAAATCATATCAAGTTAAAAGATGAAAGTGCTCCATACCCAAGTAGTTCCACCAGTAACATAATATGAATAAGGTATTTCTAAAGAGAGCCAAACTCAATCTTTATGATAGAAGCAGATTTAAAGGTAATATCCCAATACACTCATTTTTGCACCAATGTACCAAGCATGTGAAGGGATATATTACAATATAAGCAATTTACAAATCTAAGAAATACATATTTTCCTATTTAAGACTCTCCAGTGAAGCAGCTTGgcatatataaataacaaaggAAATTTAAGGATATGAAATAatgaagaataataaaaatgctaAGATCAGATATGCAATAAACTAATAAATGCAAACTCATATTCCTATGCAAAGTTTGAACAAGTGAAACAGACCCTAATGTCTGAACAAGCTCACCCCATAAAGTAAAACCCTAAGTTTTGAAAAACCTTCAAATTCCAACCTCATTGAAATGAAGGACTGTACAACAAAAATTTTACGTGGATTACAAAATTGTGATCAGGCACTTGACACTCAGGTAATAGTGAGACAGGTGTCCCTACTAATGTCAGACATACACCGTGTGTCTAGTACTTCTAGTTTATCAAAAAAACTACAATATCTATCTTTCTATCTATATAGAACTTCAGCACTCATAATCAGGTCCACatatgatataataaatacataaaagaaacaattaatcaaaCTCAATGCATATCGGACTCTAAAATTTGTTCAAGATGCCCTAGGACCATTGCTTGCTTTAATAACAAATTTAGTTATTAATCACCAACTCAtctaaaagataaagttaaccctccTTCGAATAAGTTAAGCTTTGAAGATAAGTGATAAATATGGTATTAGAGTTGGGAATGGTCTTAGGTTCAAATCTCTGTTTCAGCCCGATATTTAAATAGATGTATGTTCAGCAAAATTAAGTCTGGCTACATGTAAAGAAATTAGTTGAGAATTAACATAAGAATATAGAAGAAAAAGTTACCTGTCTCTCCAAACTTTAAGTTTTTTGGATAAGTGGTAACCTGATTGGTGCTGtactttttgtttttatcaGTAAATAAATGTATGCATTGATCAAAATGGACTATACATATACACTGGGTATACCCAGGAGGAACTCATGAAAAGACCAAGGCCATAGCAAGGGATTCAAAATGAGTATTAGTTGTCAGCCTAAGCCTCCTCCTTTCTCCAGGAGATATATGTTTGagtcttttccttttttttttcaatgcaCGTGTTAGAAAATGAAAAGTGATAAAATTACCCTTCTCtattttaataaacttttataaaaaGTGATAATATAGCATAGTCTTAGAATAtcttttacactattttgttaACTCTAACCACAACTTTATGATGGACCAGACTTAATCAGATGTCAGATCCGAAATCTGACAAGGGGAATTCTCTccaattgagagagaattacaCCGGAATTTAGAAGGAAAGAGGGTAAGGATAGAGAACTGAgggggagaattgagagagagagaattaggagggaaaatagactgattcaattatcaaaTCATGTCTAACACGAGCTGGGTCAGTCCTTTTTATACTGCCTCAGCTGGGGATTGGCGTCAAAACGGTTGCCAGGTCCCTTCTAGAAACTGTGCAACTTGCCATCAATTTGCATACAACTTGCATtgctggaacattcctccagcAAGCAAATTCCCTccaaaatacaaatacaattataacttgtaaaataggaattAATAGCCTGGGTACGTGACATCACGCTAAACACATACCACTATTTAATATGAGGTTGATGATGAGATTTGAACCCAAGACCATTGCCTGCTTTAGTATCATATTAAGTTATACTTAACAACCTAAACTGTTAGAGAGAGGGAtaactttattttttgcatTATTATATTTGGCTCTCAACAGAACTTATCAAGAATCAATTACTTAACACCAAGAAGCAAAGAGTTCCCGCATAGTCGAAGGCTTAAACAACATGAATTGTAGTGGAACCATATAATTTCAAATACAGAAATTACTTGTAGGGCCTCCAATGTTAACAACAAGCAAGGGCCTTGGAAGAGTGGCCAACTCATCATGCCAGGCAGAAGCAGCAACCTGAAGTGCAGAAGAATCAGCCTGATGAAGAGCTCCCACAGTAAGGACCTGATGTTCAATTTATGTAAGAAATGAGATTATAtagtaccaaaaaaaaaaaaaaaaaacatatggCTCCAATTTGGAAAGAAGTAAACCCACAACAGCAAGTTTTTCTGGCCAAGAAACATACTACATGTCTTTCAGGAAGTTCACGAGGAGTTATCCACCTTCGAAGTAACCAAGGAATCTGTTCTTGTCCTTGGGGAGTCAATGGAAAATAATCATGACAAGGAGTAATCACCAGATCAAATCTATTCAGCCCTGACCTGGGATGCTGTATCTGAACGTGATGCAATATAAATAACTATCTGAACCCCCAATAGAATTTCAAGCCAAATACAGTAAGCATTTACCACCGAAAGAAGGAGAATAAACtgagaattttaatttttttggttggCCAAGACAAGATAAGACcacaaataaaaatgattggcaagctagaatacatgtagccaaccccacatattgggattaaggcttgatatgttgttggtCAAGACATAGATAAAAGAAATGGCGGAAAACAAACAATTATAAATTGCATGGGGTAACTAATTCAACATGGTATGCCAATATTCATCAAATTAACAAacatgacttttccagaaaatGAACAGTGACAACTGACAACTAATACAAGAGTTTTGTTGAAACAAAGTTGTTCTAGTAGCCCAGGGCTAATCTTTGTTAGACTGATACTTCAAATATTCACAACTCATAAGGGAGGTAATAAGCAACAAGCGTTTAAATAGCcaaaacaattattattttagaattacaTAATCACAACAAGCCACATATACAAATATCAGAAAACTTGGACATGGACAGAAGTCATTTTTCTGCTTTTGTATTTAGTATAGGCCTGATTTCAAATTATAATCTCCTCTCAAACCTGAATAACAAAAACACATTCTGGGGCTAACTGTCTTATGGAACTTGCAACAGATATTGTATCCCGGCCAGATGCAACCACCAATACTGGGCCATCCCTAATTGAAGAAATACAAACAATTGTctgattacaaaaaaaaaatagatatgaaAGGACTGTCATTAACCAGCAAGTGCTGGAGAACAAAAATTCAGAAGATTGATGTAAAGTACATGTCCATAATATAGGTATCTGATTCATGCTATAACAAATTCTGAAGGCAATGCATGAATGTGGAACAAATGTTCACAGACGAGGATCATGGAAATTAGGCTCATTTTGCTCATTTTAAGTTTACCAGCAACCTTATTTGGTCACATCTGTGAATAAGTATAAGCTCTCCACTAAGTCAACTGGTGAGCAATGTAAAATTCCAAGTACTCAAATAGATGTAAATCTCTAATATCATTTTATAATGGATAAATTTTCATTTCTGTCGAATTATCAAATATGAATAGAAGAAGGTATttgactttatttttatttgacagGAATTGAGCCATGTGATGCTGAACCAACTCAATTTTCTAGTTCAAATGAAGGTTGTTTATAAAGTTCTATCAAAGTTATTTAAAATTGTCATGCAAGCCCAACCATTTTTTCTCTTAAAGTGGACAACATCTTCCACGTACACAGGTTTCTTTAGCACGCTAGTAAGTGACTGAGAGATGGATGCTTTGTGGAGATAGAAAAGGGTTGTAGACCAATTTCTTCTGCTTTTACTTGGTCACCTGATACATTCTCATTCCTACCAATGATGCACAATTGTCTAGTTTTGGAGTTTTATAAAACCAGTAATAATTGAGGCTTTATTTATATTCTTAAGAAACATTTCTAGTATGACAGCAtgtaaattctctctctctctctctccccctagATATTATTGATGAGTAGCATTTCTGTAGAACTTTTGAAATGGCATGCAAGGGTGG is a window encoding:
- the LOC127788805 gene encoding mitochondrial fission protein ELM1-like isoform X5, encoding MGPSLRAGLRCAVRRAIVIGNGVAGAENQCLGLVRALGLSHRQTVYRITRPRGRVNKWLRWLPVSIHKKLDYVVKRICGDSQFQTIESKVVPLPAEEKGLSNVKEADSKQIAAMARETFEKDGPVLVVASGRDTISVASSIRQLAPECVFVIQIQHPRSGLNRFDLVITPCHDYFPLTPQGQEQIPWLLRRWITPRELPERHVVLTVGALHQADSSALQVAASAWHDELATLPRPLLVVNIGGPTSHCQYGADLAKQLIVGLENVLWSCGSLRISFSRRTPTKVSDIILEEFGNHPKVYIWDGKDPNPHMGHLAWADAFIITADSVSMLSEACSTGLPQFFAGTRNGATLHG
- the LOC127788805 gene encoding mitochondrial fission protein ELM1-like isoform X3, with translation MGPSLRAGLRCAVRRAIVIGNGVAGAENQCLGLVRALGLSHRQTVYRITRPRGRVNKWLRWLPVSIHKKLDYVVKRICGDSQFQTIESKVVPLPAEEKGLSNVKEADSKQIAAMARETFEKDGPVLVVASGRDTISVASSIRQLAPECVFVIQIQHPRSGLNRFDLVITPCHDYFPLTPQGQEQIPWLLRRWITPRELPERHVVLTVGALHQADSSALQVAASAWHDELATLPRPLLVVNIGGPTSHCQYGADLAKQLIVGLENVLWSCGSLRISFSRRTPTKVSDIILEEFGNHPKVYIWDGKADSVSMLSEACSTGKPVYVIGSERCTWKFADFHSSLRELGMVRPFMGKEDISENWSYPPLDDTAKAATQVVEALSERGWRLQP
- the LOC127788805 gene encoding mitochondrial fission protein ELM1-like isoform X11, which encodes MGPSLRAGLRCAVRRAIVIGNGVAGAENQCLGLVRALGLSHRQTVYRITRPRGRVNKWLRWLPVSIHKKLDYVVKLICLPALIDASAGLSNVKEADSKQIAAMARETFEKDGPVLVVASGRDTISVASSIRQLAPECVFVIQIQHPRSGLNRFDLVITPCHDYFPLTPQGQEQIPWLLRRWITPRELPERHVVLTVGALHQADSSALQVAASAWHDELATLPRPLLVVNIGGPTSHCQYGADLAKQLIVGLENVLWSCGSLRISFSRRTPTKVSDIILEEFGNHPKVYIWDGKDPNPHMGHLAWADAFIITADSVSMLSEACSTGKPVYVIGSERCTWKFADFHSSLRELGMVRPFMGKEDISENWSYPPLDDTAKAATQVVEALSERGWRLQP
- the LOC127788805 gene encoding mitochondrial fission protein ELM1-like isoform X2 — translated: MGPSLRAGLRCAVRRAIVIGNGVAGAENQCLGLVRALGLSHRQTVYRITRPRGRVNKWLRWLPVSIHKKLDYVVKRICGDSQFQTIESKVVPLPAEEKGLSNVKEADSKQIAAMARETFEKDGPVLVVASGRDTISVASSIRQLAPECVFVIQIQHPRSGLNRFDLVITPCHDYFPLTPQGQEQIPWLLRRWITPRELPERHVVLTVGALHQADSSALQVAASAWHDELATLPRPLLVVNIGGPTSHCQYGADLAKQLIVGLENVLWSCGSLRISFSRRTPTKVSDIILEEFGNHPKVYIWDGKDPNPHMGHLAWADAFIITADSVSMLSEACSTGKPVYVIGSERCTWKFADFHSSLRELGMVRPFMGKEDRQFIVISSLFGNGLKHLQWS
- the LOC127788805 gene encoding mitochondrial fission protein ELM1-like isoform X10; amino-acid sequence: MGPSLRAGLRCAVRRAIVIGNGVAGAENQCLGLVRALGLSHRQTVYRITRPRGRVNKWLRWLPVSIHKKLDYVVKRICGDSQFQTIESKVVPLPAEEKGLSNVKEADSKQIAAMARETFEKDGPVLVVASGRDTISVASSIRQLAPECVFVIQIQHPRSGLNRFDLVITPCHDYFPLTPQGQEQIPWLLRRWITPRELPERHVVLTVGALHQADSSALQVAASAWHDELATLPRPLLVVNIGGPTSHCQYGADLAKQLIVGLENVLWSCGSLRISFSRRTPTKVSDIILEEFGNHPKVYIWDGKADSVSMLSEACSTG
- the LOC127788805 gene encoding mitochondrial fission protein ELM1-like isoform X8, giving the protein MNQIPILWTCTLHQSSEFLFSSTCWLMTVLSYLFFFCNQTIVCISSIRDGPVLVVASGRDTISVASSIRQLAPECVFVIQIQHPRSGLNRFDLVITPCHDYFPLTPQGQEQIPWLLRRWITPRELPERHVVLTVGALHQADSSALQVAASAWHDELATLPRPLLVVNIGGPTSHCQYGADLAKQLIVGLENVLWSCGSLRISFSRRTPTKVSDIILEEFGNHPKVYIWDGKDPNPHMGHLAWADAFIITADSVSMLSEACSTGKPVYVIGSERCTWKFADFHSSLRELGMVRPFMGKEDISENWSYPPLDDTAKAATQVVEALSERGWRLQP
- the LOC127788805 gene encoding mitochondrial fission protein ELM1-like isoform X1; its protein translation is MGPSLRAGLRCAVRRAIVIGNGVAGAENQCLGLVRALGLSHRQTVYRITRPRGRVNKWLRWLPVSIHKKLDYVVKRICGDSQFQTIESKVVPLPAEEKGLSNVKEADSKQIAAMARETFEKDGPVLVVASGRDTISVASSIRQLAPECVFVIQIQHPRSGLNRFDLVITPCHDYFPLTPQGQEQIPWLLRRWITPRELPERHVVLTVGALHQADSSALQVAASAWHDELATLPRPLLVVNIGGPTSHCQYGADLAKQLIVGLENVLWSCGSLRISFSRRTPTKVSDIILEEFGNHPKVYIWDGKDPNPHMGHLAWADAFIITADSVSMLSEACSTGKPVYVIGSERCTWKFADFHSSLRELGMVRPFMGKEDISENWSYPPLDDTAKAATQVVEALSERGWRLQP
- the LOC127788805 gene encoding mitochondrial fission protein ELM1-like isoform X6, which encodes MGPSLRAGLRCAVRRAIVIGNGVAGAENQCLGLVRALGLSHRQTVYRITRPRGRVNKWLRWLPVSIHKKLDYVVKRICGDSQFQTIESKVVPLPAEEKGLSNVKEADSKQIAAMARETFEKDGPVLVVASGRDTISVASSIRQLAPECVFVIQIQHPRSGLNRFDLVITPCHDYFPLTPQGQEQIPWLLRRWITPRELPERHVVLTVGALHQADSSALQVAASAWHDELATLPRPLLVVNIGGPTSHCQYGADLAKQLIVGLENVLWSCGSLRISFSRRTPTKVSDIILEEFGNHPKVYIWDGKDFHSSLRELGMVRPFMGKEDRQFIVISSLFGNGLKHLQWS
- the LOC127788805 gene encoding mitochondrial fission protein ELM1-like isoform X7, with product MGPSLRAGLRCAVRRAIVIGNGVAGAENQCLGLVRALGLSHRQTVYRITRPRGRVNKWLRWLPVSIHKKLDYVVKRICGDSQFQTIESKVVPLPAEEKGLSNVKEADSKQIAAMARETFEKDGPVLVVASGRDTISVASSIRQLAPECVFVIQIQHPRSGLNRFDLVITPCHDYFPLTPQGQEQIPWLLRRWITPRELPERHVVLTVGALHQADSSALQVAASAWHDELATLPRPLLVVNIGGPTSHCQYGADLAKQLIVGLENVLWSCGSLRISFSRRTPTKVSDIILEEFGNHPKVYIWDGKADSVSMLSEACSTGLPQFFAGTRNGATLHG
- the LOC127788805 gene encoding mitochondrial fission protein ELM1-like isoform X4, with the protein product MGPSLRAGLRCAVRRAIVIGNGVAGAENQCLGLVRALGLSHRQTVYRITRPRGRVNKWLRWLPVSIHKKLDYVVKRICGDSQFQTIESKVVPLPAEEKGLSNVKEADSKQIAAMARETFEKDGPVLVVASGRDTISVASSIRQLAPECVFVIQIQHPRSGLNRFDLVITPCHDYFPLTPQGQEQIPWLLRRWITPRELPERHVVLTVGALHQADSSALQVAASAWHDELATLPRPLLVVNIGGPTSHCQYGADLAKQLIVGLENVLWSCGSLRISFSRRTPTKVSDIILEEFGNHPKVYIWDGKDFHSSLRELGMVRPFMGKEDISENWSYPPLDDTAKAATQVVEALSERGWRLQP
- the LOC127788805 gene encoding mitochondrial fission protein ELM1-like isoform X9; its protein translation is MGPSLRAGLRCAVRRAIVIGNGVAGAENQCLGLVRALGLSHRQTVYRITRPRGRVNKWLRWLPVSIHKKLDYVVKRICGDSQFQTIESKVVPLPAEEKGLSNVKEADSKQIAAMARETFEKDGPVLVVASGRDTISVASSIRQLAPECVFVIQIQHPRSGLNRFDLVITPCHDYFPLTPQGQEQIPWLLRRWITPRELPERHVVLTVGALHQADSSALQVAASAWHDELATLPRPLLVVNIGGPTSHCQYGADLAKQLIVGLENVLWSCGSLRISFSRRTPTKVSDIILEEFGNHPKVYIWDGKVSLFMLLALRDVHGSLQTSTVLCGN